Proteins encoded by one window of Candidatus Eisenbacteria bacterium:
- a CDS encoding arylsulfatase, translated as MSIDGKQLPPPEPKFGGVIKEKASDSKAWWPPTVVPPKGAPNVLLIMTDDCGFGAPSTFGGVIPTPALDRIANAGLRYTQFHSTALCSPTRAALITGRNHHVVGYGVVGEAATGFPGYDSVIRKDTGTIGRILKEHGYATSWFGKDHNTPFYQASQAGPFDQWPIGMGFDYFYGFIGGDTSQWQPNLFRNTTAIYPFAGNPGWNLTTAMADDAIAYMKQLSEVAPDKPFFVYYVPGGTHAPHHPTPEWISKISDMHLFDGGWNKLRETILENQKRLGIMPANAQLTAWPKDLPQWDSLSWDEKKLFIRQADVYGAYLAYTDHEIGRVIQAVEDMGKLDDTLIIFISGDNGASAEGMLNGTPNEFTTFNGVAVPVKDQFLWYEFWGSERTFPHFAAAWAWALDAPFKWVKQVASHRGGTAQGVAMSWPGHIKDVGGIRHQFHHIIDIVPTILEATGIAPPDSIDGIGQRPIEGVSMAYTWDKANAAAPTRHTTQYFEMLGNRAIYHDGWMALTSPVTIPWELSTAAPPDVITGYNWELYNLNEDPTESNDLAAKMPDRLKEMQDLFYAEAKKYDVLPLDNSTLARFLTPRPSATAGRKSFTYSGTLSGVPASAAPNILDKSYTITAEVEIPDGGAEGMIVTEGGRFGGYGLFLSKGELGIGRGKPVFLYNLLDLKRTTWEGPELKAGKHTIVFDFKFDGPGFGKGGTGVLSVDGKEVARNTMDHTTPITFPEDEDFDIGEDTRTPVALLEYRYDCPFKFTGTIDKLTFELGPAQYTEEDRKQLPAVADRVARAKD; from the coding sequence ATGTCGATCGATGGCAAGCAGCTACCGCCACCCGAGCCCAAGTTCGGCGGTGTGATCAAGGAAAAAGCGTCGGACTCCAAGGCCTGGTGGCCGCCCACCGTCGTTCCGCCGAAGGGCGCACCCAACGTGCTCCTCATCATGACCGACGACTGCGGGTTCGGCGCGCCGAGTACGTTCGGCGGCGTCATCCCGACACCGGCCCTGGACCGCATCGCGAACGCGGGGCTGCGCTACACGCAGTTCCACTCCACCGCGTTGTGCTCGCCGACGCGCGCGGCCCTCATTACCGGACGCAACCATCACGTGGTCGGCTATGGTGTCGTGGGCGAAGCAGCAACCGGATTCCCGGGGTACGACTCCGTCATCCGGAAGGATACCGGCACGATCGGGCGCATCCTCAAGGAGCACGGGTACGCGACCTCGTGGTTCGGCAAGGACCACAACACGCCCTTCTACCAGGCGAGCCAGGCCGGACCGTTCGACCAGTGGCCCATCGGGATGGGCTTCGACTACTTCTACGGGTTCATCGGCGGCGACACGAGCCAGTGGCAGCCGAACCTCTTCCGTAACACGACGGCCATCTATCCCTTCGCTGGCAATCCCGGTTGGAACCTCACCACGGCGATGGCCGACGATGCCATCGCGTACATGAAGCAGCTGAGCGAGGTCGCTCCCGACAAACCCTTCTTCGTCTACTACGTGCCCGGCGGCACGCACGCGCCGCACCACCCGACGCCGGAATGGATCTCCAAGATCAGCGACATGCACCTCTTCGACGGCGGCTGGAACAAGCTCCGCGAGACGATCCTCGAGAACCAGAAGCGGCTCGGCATCATGCCGGCCAACGCCCAGCTGACGGCATGGCCGAAGGACTTGCCGCAGTGGGACTCGCTCAGTTGGGACGAGAAGAAGCTCTTCATCCGGCAGGCCGACGTGTACGGCGCATATCTCGCCTACACCGACCATGAGATCGGGCGGGTCATTCAGGCCGTCGAGGACATGGGCAAGCTCGACGACACGTTGATCATCTTCATCAGCGGCGACAACGGCGCGAGCGCCGAGGGCATGCTCAACGGGACGCCGAACGAGTTCACGACCTTCAACGGCGTGGCCGTCCCCGTCAAGGATCAGTTCCTGTGGTACGAGTTCTGGGGATCGGAGCGGACGTTCCCACACTTTGCGGCGGCTTGGGCATGGGCGCTCGACGCGCCGTTCAAGTGGGTCAAACAGGTCGCCTCGCATCGCGGCGGAACGGCGCAAGGCGTGGCCATGTCGTGGCCCGGCCACATCAAGGACGTGGGCGGCATCCGGCATCAGTTCCACCACATCATCGACATCGTGCCGACCATCCTCGAAGCGACCGGCATCGCCCCGCCCGACTCCATCGACGGCATCGGGCAGCGTCCCATCGAAGGCGTGAGCATGGCGTACACGTGGGACAAGGCGAACGCCGCCGCGCCCACCCGGCACACGACGCAGTACTTCGAGATGCTGGGGAACCGCGCCATCTACCACGACGGCTGGATGGCGCTGACGAGCCCGGTGACCATTCCGTGGGAGCTGAGCACCGCTGCGCCGCCGGACGTGATCACCGGCTACAACTGGGAGCTCTACAACCTGAACGAGGACCCCACCGAGTCCAACGATCTCGCCGCCAAGATGCCGGACAGGCTCAAGGAGATGCAGGACCTCTTCTACGCCGAAGCGAAGAAGTACGACGTCCTGCCGCTCGACAACTCGACGCTCGCGCGCTTTCTCACGCCGCGTCCGAGCGCGACGGCCGGACGAAAGAGCTTCACGTATTCGGGCACCTTGAGCGGCGTGCCGGCCAGCGCCGCCCCCAACATCCTGGACAAGTCCTACACCATCACGGCCGAGGTCGAGATTCCCGATGGCGGCGCGGAAGGCATGATCGTCACGGAGGGCGGGCGCTTCGGCGGCTACGGCCTCTTCCTGAGCAAGGGCGAGCTGGGCATCGGGCGGGGTAAGCCCGTGTTTCTCTACAATCTGCTCGACTTGAAGCGGACGACCTGGGAAGGGCCCGAGCTCAAGGCGGGCAAGCACACCATCGTGTTCGACTTCAAGTTCGATGGTCCCGGCTTCGGCAAGGGCGGCACGGGGGTGCTGTCCGTGGACGGCAAGGAAGTGGCCAGGAACACCATGGACCACACCACGCCCATCACGTTCCCGGAGGACGAAGACTTCGACATCGGAGAGGACACCCGTACGCCGGTCGCCCTCCTCGAGTATCGCTACGATTGCCCGTTCAAGTTCACCGGCACGATCGACAAGCTGACCTTCGAGCTCGGTCCGGCACAGTACACGGAAGAAGATCGCAAGCAGCTTCCGGCCGTCGCCGACCGCGTCGCCCGCGCGAAGGACTAG
- a CDS encoding ferritin-like domain-containing protein yields the protein MRTRDLVRLHNTGHPGINALFAKAHSADWDIENDVDWSVAVGADDPLVAPEWAAYGGTPTFRSLPQSVQTYATRRSLGRMLNILQVGESVAQNVCAKLVLVLREEDYRNHAAAQAMDEARHHLAYRRFLDRMGEEPEDIDGGTEMMFDALLAEDDPLELIATEQFFLEGFAMSIFEGLRDHATHPLLRRVIELITRDESRHMGFGVLYVAEWLRRQPQPKRIGFARHWLAQILGSLLDKPGPIFLSRVVRRLKEAGVRDAETLGPAMLREQRELNARELADAASGVKVPHLLKSARRAGLLAPDIVEALGLANQPLIRGALQGAGE from the coding sequence ATGCGGACGCGCGATCTCGTGAGGCTCCACAACACCGGCCATCCCGGCATCAACGCGCTCTTCGCGAAGGCGCACTCCGCCGACTGGGACATCGAGAACGACGTCGACTGGAGCGTCGCGGTCGGCGCCGACGATCCCCTCGTCGCACCCGAGTGGGCGGCGTACGGAGGGACACCGACCTTCCGGTCGTTGCCGCAGTCCGTACAGACGTACGCCACCCGCCGCTCCCTGGGGCGGATGCTGAACATCCTGCAGGTGGGCGAGAGCGTGGCCCAGAACGTGTGTGCGAAGCTCGTGCTCGTGCTGCGCGAGGAGGACTACCGCAACCACGCCGCCGCGCAGGCGATGGACGAGGCACGCCATCATCTCGCGTACCGTCGATTCCTCGATCGCATGGGCGAGGAGCCCGAGGACATCGACGGCGGCACGGAGATGATGTTCGACGCGCTCCTCGCCGAGGACGACCCGCTCGAGCTGATCGCGACCGAGCAGTTCTTCCTCGAGGGCTTCGCCATGAGCATCTTCGAAGGCCTGCGCGACCACGCGACGCATCCGCTCCTCCGCCGCGTGATCGAGCTCATCACCCGCGACGAGAGCCGTCACATGGGTTTCGGCGTCCTGTACGTCGCCGAGTGGCTGCGCCGTCAGCCGCAGCCGAAGCGCATCGGCTTCGCCCGCCACTGGCTCGCGCAGATCCTGGGCTCGCTCCTGGACAAGCCGGGTCCCATCTTCCTCTCGCGCGTCGTGCGCCGCCTGAAGGAGGCCGGCGTCCGCGACGCGGAGACGCTCGGGCCCGCGATGCTGCGCGAGCAGCGTGAATTGAACGCGCGCGAGCTCGCCGATGCGGCCTCGGGCGTGAAGGTGCCGCACCTCTTGAAGAGCGCCCGGCGCGCGGGGCTGCTCGCGCCGGACATCGTCGAGGCGCTGGGGCTCGCGAACCAGCCGCTCATCCGCGGCGCCCTGCAGGGGGCGGGCGAGTAG
- a CDS encoding pyridoxamine 5'-phosphate oxidase family protein — MPAPLTRAEREEFLAGLHVGILTVDEPGRGPLSVPVWYLYEPGGEIVVVTRPEARKAQLLRDGARVAFCVQSEEMPPRYVTIQGRVRSATPADVARDVKPVVRKYLGAEVGDAYVDNTRPNGTNEIVVRIRPERWYSRDFGRTA, encoded by the coding sequence GTGCCCGCACCCCTGACACGCGCAGAGCGCGAAGAGTTCCTGGCCGGCCTGCACGTCGGCATCCTCACCGTCGACGAGCCCGGCCGCGGACCGCTGTCCGTCCCCGTGTGGTATCTCTACGAGCCGGGCGGCGAGATCGTCGTCGTGACACGCCCCGAGGCGCGCAAGGCGCAACTCCTGCGCGATGGCGCGCGGGTCGCGTTCTGCGTCCAGTCCGAGGAGATGCCGCCCAGGTACGTGACCATCCAGGGGCGCGTCCGCTCGGCGACGCCCGCCGACGTCGCGCGCGACGTGAAGCCCGTCGTCCGCAAGTACCTCGGAGCCGAAGTCGGCGACGCGTACGTCGACAACACGCGGCCGAACGGGACGAACGAGATCGTGGTCCGCATCCGCCCCGAGCGGTGGTACTCGCGCGACTTCGGCAGGACGGCCTGA
- a CDS encoding cytochrome c, with protein MRGISTTALIAALLLAGTVARAEDVAGKQTYLRYCGACHGPDGRGDGIAGTFMRPKPTDLTQIAKKNGGEFPVTRVMADIDGRNTVRAHGDPQMPVWGEIFREEAGSPQGPQNEARSKVVAITEYVRSIQQK; from the coding sequence ATGCGTGGAATCTCGACGACGGCCCTGATCGCTGCACTGCTTCTCGCCGGCACGGTCGCCCGCGCGGAGGACGTTGCGGGCAAGCAGACCTACCTGCGCTACTGCGGCGCGTGTCACGGGCCCGACGGAAGGGGCGACGGGATCGCGGGCACGTTCATGCGCCCGAAGCCGACCGATCTCACGCAGATCGCCAAGAAGAACGGCGGGGAGTTCCCGGTGACGCGCGTGATGGCCGACATCGACGGCCGCAATACGGTGCGCGCGCACGGCGACCCGCAGATGCCGGTCTGGGGCGAGATCTTCCGCGAGGAGGCGGGATCGCCGCAGGGGCCGCAGAACGAGGCACGCTCCAAGGTCGTGGCAATCACCGAGTACGTGCGCTCGATTCAGCAGAAGTAG